TGGCAGATATGTCACTTGCCGAATGGGGTCATAAAGAGATCGCCATTGCCGAAAAAGAAATGCCCGGTTTGATGACCTTGCAGAAAAAATATGGCCAGGCAAAACCCTTAGCTGGCGCGCGGATTGCAGGCTCACTGCATATGACCATCCAGACCGCTGTGCTGATAAAAACACTCGTCAAATTGGGCGCAGATGTGCGCTGGGCTTCCTGCAATATCTTCTCCACGCAGGATCACGCAGCCGCCGCGGTTGCTGATCTGGGTATCCCCGTTTTTGCTTATAAAGGCGAAAATCTGGACGAATACTGGGAGTTCACCCACCGCATCATGGAATGGGCAGACGGCGGCACCCCCAATCTCATTTTGGACGATGGCGGCGATGCTACCCTTCTTGTAATTCTTGGCTCCAATGCCGAAAAAGACCCCTCCGTGCTGGATAATCCCGGCAGCGAAGAAGAAGTTGCCCTCTTCACTGCCATCCGCAAACGCCTGAGCGAGAAACCCGGCTGGTACGGCGAACGTCTCGAAGCCATTCAGGGTGTCTCTGAAGAGACTACCACTGGTGTACATCGCCTCTATCAACTCTTTGAAGAGGACAAACTCCCCTTCCCCGCTTTCAATGTCAACGATTCTGTCACTAAATCTAAATTTGACAATCTTTATGGCTGCCGCGAATCGCTCGTGGATGGCATCAAACGCGCCACCGACGTCATGATCGCTGGCAAGATCGCCGTTGTGCTTGGTTATGGTGATGTTGGTAAAGGCAGCGCCCAGTCTTTGCGCGGTTTGGGTGCCACTGTCTGGATTACAGAAATTGATCCCATTAACGCCTTGCAGGCAGCGATGGAAGGGTATCGCGTTGTGCGTATGGATGAAGTATGTTCGCAGGCTGATATTTTCGTCACCGCTACTGGCAACTTCCACGTCATTACCCACGATCACATGGCCCAGATGAAAGACGAAGCCATCGTCTGCAATATCGGTCATTTCGACAACGAAATTGACGTTGCCAGCCTTGAACAGTACGAATGGGACGAAATCAAACCGCAAGTTGACCATATTATCTTCCCTGATGGCAAGAAAATCATCTTGCTAGCAAAGGGACGCCTGGTTAACCTTGGTTGTGCCACGGGTCATCCCAGCTTTGTGATGTCCAACAGTTTCACCAACCAGGTTTTGGCGCAGATGGAACTCTGGCAGAACAACGAGAAATATGAAAATCATGTTTACACGCTTCCCAAGAAATTGGATGAAGAAGTTGCCCGGTTGCACCTTGCAAAGATTGGCGTCAATCTGACCGAACTCTCAAAAGAGCAAGCCGACTATATTGGCGTTCACATTGAAGGGCCTTACAAACCCGATCACTATCGCTATTAAACCGTTACAGGTTGAAGGTTGCAAGTTGAAAGTTAAGCCCGTCGATTTCGGCGGGCTTTTTTAATGGTTTTCGTTGGTACAATTCACATCCTGGATACATTTTTATACAATGCTGAAGAACCACAAAGACTCAAAGTCACGAAGAAAACTTGATAGAAAACCTTTGTGTCTTCGTGACTGTGTGGTTTACTTTTCTACGGAGGTCTTATGGGCATGCACGGAGCTGGCTGGTGGGCTTACATCCGCCACGATGAGAAACAAGATCATACTAAAATCACTCGCGAGTTATTGCTGCGGGTTTGGGATTTTGCACAACCCTATCGCCAAGCTGTAATCGGCTTGCTGATTACTATTCTCTTAATTTCCAGTATCACGCTGGTTTCCCCGTTGCTATACCGCGATCTGATTGATAACGCCATCCCCAACGGCGATCTAACGCGCCTCAACTGGTTGGCTTTGGGCATGATCGGTGTGCCGCTTATAAATGGCGTGGTCGGCGTGTGGCAGCGGCGTTTGAATTCGGCGATTGGCGAGGGCGTCATCTACGATTTGCGCCGCGCCCTCTACGCCCATTTACAGCGCATGTCGCTGCGTTTCTTTACCCAAACGCGCACCGGCGAGTTGATGTCGCGCCTCAACAACGATGTCGTCGGGGCACAGCGTGCCATCAGCAATATTCTCGTTTCGCTCGTCTCAAATCTGGTATCCGCGATCGTCACCCTGGGCATTATGCTGGCCCTGGAATGGCGGCTGACGCTGCTCGGGCTGGCGATTCTGCCGCTCTTCATCATCCCCGCACGGCGCATTGGGCGCATCTTGCGCCGCCTCAGTCGTCGCTCAATGGAGCTCAATGCCGAGATGAACGCATCCATGAACGAGACCCTCAATATCAGCGGAGCGCTGCTGGTCAAGCTCTTTGGGCGCGAGCAGCGCGAATATGACCGCTTCAGCCGTGACAGTGATTCCGTGCGCGATATCGGCGTGCGCTCGGCGGTAACCATGCACTGGTTCTTCATGTTACTGAGCGTAGTCAGTGCGGTGGGGTCTGCGGTGGTATTCTGGGTGGGTGGGCATCTGGTATTACGCGGCGAGTTCACTATCGGGACAATTGTGGCTTTCGGCACCTATCTCACCCAGCTTTACAACCCGCTCATGGCCCTCACCAACGCCCAGATCGAATTCTCCCAGAGTATGGTCAGCTTTGAACGCGTTTTTGAAGTGTTGGATATTCCTGTGGAGATCGCCGAACGGACGAACGCCCGGCGCTTGACTCAGGTCAAAGGGCAGATTCAATTTGAAGATATTTCCTTCGCCTATGAGGGACTCGGCACCGAGAAGATCGGCCTGGACGAGATCGCCCGCTTCACCTGGTTCCGCGCCGATGAATCGCATCTCAAGCGCGGCAAAGAGAAGGCAGGCGAGGGGTCAGGTACCAGCCCCGAGGCAGGCGAGTCGCCCACCCAATGGGCGTTGCAAGACATCAATTTCAGCATCCAGCCCGGGGAGTTGGTTGCCCTGGTCGGTCCCAGCGGAGCGGGAAAATCTACCATCACCTATATGATTCCGCGGCTCTATGATCCCACCCACGGGCGCGTACGCATCGACGGGCAAGACATCCGAGGCCTAACCCTGAATTCGTTAGCCGAGAATATCGGCATGGTCACGCAGGAAACATACCTGTTCTACGAAACCCTCCGCGCCAACTTATTGTATGCGCGGCCTGATGCCAGCGAAGCCGAAATGGTCGCTGCCGCCCAGGCCGCCAATATTCACGAACTCATCGCCGGGCTGCCCGATGGCTACGATACGGTAGTTGGCGAGCGCGGCTACCGCCTGAGCGGGGGAGAACGCCAGCGTATGGCAATTGCGCGCGTCATTTTGCGCGATCCGCGTATTCTGGTGCTCGATGAAGCCACCTCCAGCCTGGATTCACTCTCGGAGGAGTTAATTCAGCACGCGTTGCAAAAGGTTATGCGAGGCCGCAGCAGCCTGGTGATTGCTCACCGGCTTTCCACCATTCTGGCTGCCGACAAAATTCTAGTGCTCGATGGCGGACGATTGGTGCAACAAGGCAATCACGAAGAATTGCTCATACAAGGCGGTTTGTATAAAACCCTGTACGAGACACAGTTTAAAGTAGATCCTGCACAATAGCGCTTATACTGGGCAGGAGTTCTCGCTTGCGATCGCAAAAAACCTGCAAATATGAGCATTTATTAATAGCTACAGAAATACCAACAACGCATGATACAATCCGGTGGAAATTCTGATTAGAACTTACGCAGTTCGCTAAAATATGTGCCGAAAATAGGGGTGTGTTGGGCGCGAAGCGCCCAACACACCCCTATTTTCGGGTTTTGCCTGCGCAAGTCCTGCTTATAAAATTAGGAGATACAAGTGAAACAACATTCTCAAAAGTTTAGTTGGCTGCTCATCGCAGCTTTGCTCCTTACCGCACTGACAGCCTGTCAGGCCGAAGAAGCTCCCGCAGCAACCGAAAGCGCCGAGATCGAATCCATCCCCGCTGAAGAAGATGTAGTACCCACCATCGAAAGCGCCGTAACCTTCTTCACCGGCGATGCCACGCCTGTCCCCGAACCAATTGTGCTCGAAGGCGCCCTGGTCACCGAAAGCGGCCTGCAATACCTTGAAATTAGCGCTGGCGAGGGAGATACCCCACAAGCCGGGGATATTGTCACGATGGAAGTCGTTGGCAACCTGGCAGATGGCACCGAACTCGTCAACACATACGCGCAAGGCACGCCTGCAATTGCTATTCTGGGGCGCGAGCAACTGCTGCCCGGTTGGGAAGAAGGCATTATGCTGATGCAGGTTGGCGGCAGCGCGCAGCTTGTGCTGCCGCCTGAGTTGGCCTTTGGCGAAGAAGGCTACGGCATGATCCCGCCCAACACGGAACTTATCATGGAAGTCACGCTAATTTCTGTTGAAGCGCCTCCTGTCCCCAGCGAAGTCGCAGCCGATGAAATGGTGGCTACCGAAAGCGGTTTGCAATACTACGATCTGGTTGAAGGCGACGGCGAAGTTGCCGAAGCCAACAGCAACGTTACCACCAACTACACCCTCTGGGTGCAAGGCGAAGAAGAAAATACCTTCATTGTTTCCTCCGATGGCAGCCAGCCCGTCTCGTTTGTGATTGGCCGCGGCGATGTCGTCTTCCCCGGCTGGGATGAAGGCGTTACCGGCATGAAGAGCAATGGCAAGCGCCTGTTGGTCATTCCCCCCGATCTAGCACTCGGCGAAACGGGTTCAGGCGAAATTCCTGCCAATGCCACGCTTATCATGGAAATCGAACTCCTTGATGTCTTCAACCCGCCAACAATCACCGAGATTGACCCCGAAGAATTCACCACTACCGAGAGCGGCTTGCAATACTACGATATTATCGCCGGTGACGGTGCCACCCCCGAAGCCGGGCAAACTGTGGTCGTCCACTACACCGGCTGGCTCGCCGATGGCACCATGTTCGATAGCTCCCTTACCCGCGGCGAACCCTTCTCCTTTGTGCTGGGCGATGGTTATGTCATTGCAGGTTGGGATGAAGGTGTAGCCACGATGCAAGTCGGCAGCACGCGCCAACTGATTATCCCGTCTGATCTGGCCTATGGCGAAAATGGCGCGGGCGGTCTGATTCCACCCGATGCTACCCTGGTCTTTGAAGTCGAACTACTCGAAATTCAAGAATCCGAATAAGCGCAACCACAGGTGACAGTCACTTCATAGGTGATTGTCACCTGTCACACTCTTTCTGTGGAAATTCCAGCCGAGTTTCTGGCACGCATAAAAAATCAATTGGGGGATGAATTTGAAGCCTTTCTGGCTCATTACGATGAACCTGCCGAGATTGGTTTACGCGTCAACACACTAAAACTCATCCCCGCGGCTTTCGCTGAACGAACTCCTTTCAAGTTGGCACCTGTTCCCTGGGCGCCAGCCGGATTTTTAGTCGATTCCAGTGAACGCCCCGGCAAACACCCTTACCATACCGCCGGGCTATATTACCTGCAAGACCCTGCCGCAATGGCTGTGACCGAATTGCTCAATCCGCAGCCCGGCGAACGCATCCTCGATCTGGCTGCCGCGCCTGGGGGCAAAACTACCCATATTGCTGCCCGGATGCAAAACCGCGGTTTGCTGATCGCCAACGATCTGATGGCGCATCGCGCCCAAGTGCTGGCAAAAAATATCGAACGCTGGGGGGCAACAAACACCGTCGTACTCAATGAGACCCCCGCACGGCTGGCAGCCCATTTTGGCGCTTTTTTCGACCGCGTTCTCGTCGATGCGCCCTGCTCGGGCGAAGGTATGTTCCGCAAGGAACCCGCCACCCGCAGCGACTGGATGCCCAAACTCGTCGAGAGTTGCGCCCTGCGTCAGGATACTATCCTCGCCGAGGCGGCTCTATTGGTGCGCCCTGGGGGAATATTAGTCTATTCCACCTGCACCTTCACCCCTACCGAAGATGAGGGCAGCATCGCCCGTTTTCTGACCAAGCATCCCGAGTTCGAAATTGAATCCCCGCCGCGTTACCCCGGCTTTTCCCCGGGCCGCCCCGATTGGCTGGACGATGAGCATTTACAGAATCCAGCTTTGAAGCAATTAATACGCCTGTGGCCGCACAATGCGCCGGGTGAAGGTCATTTCATCGCCGTCCTGCGCAAAACAAGCGGGGAGGAGAATCCGCTTCGGGAGGCTCAGGCCACCCCGCCGGAGAACGCCGCGCGGCACGATTTCCAGCAATTCTGCACGCAAACCCTGCACCGGCAGCCCGATGAAACACACCTTTCCCAGCAAGGCGCATATATTTACACCCTGCCCGCAGGCTGCCCCGATCTACGCGGGCTACGCGTGGTTCACTGGGGCTGGTGGTTGGGGATAGCCAAGAAAAACCGCTTTGAACCCTCACACGCTCTGGCAATGGGTTTACAACCCACTCAGATAAAAAACACTCACAATCTGGTCGTTGGCGATGCAGCCCTGGCCGCGTACCTGCGCGGCGAAGTGCTGTCATCACCCGGCGAGAATGGCTGGGTGATGCTCACCGTGGATGGCTTCCCGCTGGGGTGGGGAAAACGTGTGAACAATCGTATCAAGCCACATTTGCCCAACTGGCTAAGACAGTTTTAACGCAAGGCGCAGAGAAGCAAAGACACAAAGAAAAATATATGAAGAGTTTTGCGCCCTTGCACCCTTGTGCCTTTGCGTTAAAAAACGTGTTAAAATCACCCCATGCAACCCCCCGCTGAATCACCGAGAAAAACAAAAAAACACCGCTCGCGCCGGGTTTCATTTTCGCGCCTGAGCGTCTTTCTGTTTTTGATGATTGTCCTGATCGCCATTGGCGCGCTAGGCTGGGTGGCGTTGCGGGCGCAGTTCAACTACCCGTCCCTTGCCATAACCCAGGCGCCGGAAGTTAACTTCAGTGAACCTCCCACCCCCAGCGCATCCCCCGCGGTAGCCGCCGCCGAAGCCATCCCGGACCGCGCCCCCCTGCCGGCCGACGAAATCGGCCTGCTGCTGCTCGCCATCCGCGAAGGGCTGGATACCCATCTCTTCGCCTATCGGCCTGTGGAGTACGGCGGCGCAACTTTACCCCTGACGCGCCTCACCAACGGCGATTGGAACGACATCACTCCGGCGCTCAGCCCCGATGGAACTCGCCTGGCCTTCGCATCCAACCGCAGTGGGGGCTGGCAAATTTATATCTGGAATCTCGAAAACGGACAAATTGCCCCGCTGACCCAACAGCCCGGTTACAAAGCCTCGCCTTCATGGTCGCCCGATGGCCTGTGGCTGGCCTATGAGGGCTATGCCGAAAACAACCTGGATATTTTTATTCAGGCCGCCGATGGCAGTGGCGACCCGTTGGCTGTCACCAACCATCTGGGGGGCGATTTCGCTCCGGCGTGGTCGCCGCGTGGCCGCCTGATTGCCTTTGTCTCAACCCGTAGCGGACGCGAGCAAATCTGGCTCGCCGATCTGGATAAAAGCGGCGAAGAACGTTTTAAGTCCATCGAAAACCTGAATGAATCCCGTGCCGCGCATCCTTTATGGTCGGCAGATGGACGCTATCTCAGTTGGGGGGCAATTCTCGAAGATGGCTTCCACAAGATTTTCTCCTGGGATAGCGAAACGCCCCAACGCCCGCCGTTGGCGCTGGTCAGTGGTGACCAGCCCGCCTGGAGCCGCACCGGCAGCATCATCTACGCCACCCTCGAAACGCCCCACCAAACCTATCTCACCGGCTACGACATCGCCCAGCCCGATTTGGTCTGGTTGCCCCCTGTGGCGCTTCCAGGGAGCATCGTGAGCCTCACCTGGGCCGACCTGAGCGTCGAGAGCCTGCTCCCCAACCAACAGTCGGCCACACCTACCCTATTGTGGAATCCGGCCATTGAGCCGAATCCTGAAATCCCCGGCGAGCGCTGGAATATCGTTGAGCTTGGCGATGTCAGCGCGCCCTACCCCAAACTACACGACCGCGTTGACGAAGCTTTCAATGGCCTGCGTGCCCAAGTGGCCGTGCAAACCGGCTGGGATGCCCTCGCCAGTCTCGAAAACGCCTACGTCCCGCTCACCATTCCATTGCAGCCCGGCTATCAACAAGATTGGCTCTACACCGGGCGCGCCTTTGCCCTCAGCCCGCTACCGATTCATGCGGGTTGGATGGCAGTTGTGCGCCAAGATTTCGGTCAGGAAACCTATTGGCGCGTTTACCTACGCGCCCGCTATCAGGATGGCACACTGGGAGAGCCGCTGCACGCCCTGCCCTGGGACTTCGATGCCCGCTATCGCGCCGAACCGCGGCCCTACGAACAGGGCGGCGCGCTTATGTCCAATATCCCCGCAGGCTACTGGATCGACATCACTGAGCTGGCAGGCAACTACGGCTGGCAGCGCCTGCCTTCTTTCTCGAACTGGCGGTCAGCCTACAGCGCCACACGCTTTAACGAATTTGTGCGCACCGACGGCCTCGACTGGCAATCGGCAATGCTCGAACTGTATCCACGCGAAATTCTCATCACGCCCACCGAAATTCCCACCAATACCCCCACGCCAACGCCTACCTTCACCTTCACGCCAACCCTCACCCCCACGCGCACACTCACACCCAGCATAACGCTAAGTCCCACCCGCACGCTAAGCCCCACCGTGACACCCTCACCGACTCTGCCCCTCATAACCAGCACATCCACACCATGAAAAAACATATTATCCTGATAACGGCTGTCGCCGTGCTGCTGTTCCTCCCCGCGTGTACGCTTGGGGATGGAATCCCCTTTCAGGCTGAATCAGCCCAAGAGGCAGAATCTGGCCCGCTGGCAAGCCTCACCCCCGAGCAGGCTGTCGCCACAGCCACGCAGGTGGTTGCCACACTCGCCGCCAATCCCAACCCCGTGGCGGAGACTCCCCTCCCCACCCCAGTTGATGATCCGCTGCGCCTGGTTTTCCCCGCGGCAGAACCACCCCCGGTTTCGATCTGGCGACCGGCATTGTATCCGATCCCCTGGGAACCCACCGCGATGGAT
The window above is part of the Chloroflexota bacterium genome. Proteins encoded here:
- a CDS encoding adenosylhomocysteinase: MLDTVLKETTTDYYVADMSLAEWGHKEIAIAEKEMPGLMTLQKKYGQAKPLAGARIAGSLHMTIQTAVLIKTLVKLGADVRWASCNIFSTQDHAAAAVADLGIPVFAYKGENLDEYWEFTHRIMEWADGGTPNLILDDGGDATLLVILGSNAEKDPSVLDNPGSEEEVALFTAIRKRLSEKPGWYGERLEAIQGVSEETTTGVHRLYQLFEEDKLPFPAFNVNDSVTKSKFDNLYGCRESLVDGIKRATDVMIAGKIAVVLGYGDVGKGSAQSLRGLGATVWITEIDPINALQAAMEGYRVVRMDEVCSQADIFVTATGNFHVITHDHMAQMKDEAIVCNIGHFDNEIDVASLEQYEWDEIKPQVDHIIFPDGKKIILLAKGRLVNLGCATGHPSFVMSNSFTNQVLAQMELWQNNEKYENHVYTLPKKLDEEVARLHLAKIGVNLTELSKEQADYIGVHIEGPYKPDHYRY
- a CDS encoding ABC transporter ATP-binding protein, whose translation is MHGAGWWAYIRHDEKQDHTKITRELLLRVWDFAQPYRQAVIGLLITILLISSITLVSPLLYRDLIDNAIPNGDLTRLNWLALGMIGVPLINGVVGVWQRRLNSAIGEGVIYDLRRALYAHLQRMSLRFFTQTRTGELMSRLNNDVVGAQRAISNILVSLVSNLVSAIVTLGIMLALEWRLTLLGLAILPLFIIPARRIGRILRRLSRRSMELNAEMNASMNETLNISGALLVKLFGREQREYDRFSRDSDSVRDIGVRSAVTMHWFFMLLSVVSAVGSAVVFWVGGHLVLRGEFTIGTIVAFGTYLTQLYNPLMALTNAQIEFSQSMVSFERVFEVLDIPVEIAERTNARRLTQVKGQIQFEDISFAYEGLGTEKIGLDEIARFTWFRADESHLKRGKEKAGEGSGTSPEAGESPTQWALQDINFSIQPGELVALVGPSGAGKSTITYMIPRLYDPTHGRVRIDGQDIRGLTLNSLAENIGMVTQETYLFYETLRANLLYARPDASEAEMVAAAQAANIHELIAGLPDGYDTVVGERGYRLSGGERQRMAIARVILRDPRILVLDEATSSLDSLSEELIQHALQKVMRGRSSLVIAHRLSTILAADKILVLDGGRLVQQGNHEELLIQGGLYKTLYETQFKVDPAQ